Proteins from a genomic interval of Paenibacillus sp. FSL R5-0623:
- a CDS encoding type III polyketide synthase — protein MNQLEATTGASIMGIGTAWPTHRIEQKDVSARLAQALEHEPDARRWAKRIFNQCGVETRYTCEPNLLEPVDSCRYLPFTNAEEVPTTSERMGKYKAAAVPLGLEAAGQAIQDADVISSEITHLITVSCTGQFLPGLDVRLIQQLELSPQINRIPLVFQGCAAGLKAIQLANSIVTTDQKATVLIVCVELCTLHFQPSAKRDDLYAASFFGDGASACVIGASGTDRHECFRLGRGHSTLLPDCAEEMIWEVGNTGFDLYLSPQIPKLLGLHLGPEVERLLEGSGLPDIWAIHPGGRGIVDAVQKLYQLTDEQVSYSRNILRDYGNLSSVTILFVLQAIREDYRQKEGHSSGIALAFGPGLTAELLPFTYIPAPIANRTPVNHGIQ, from the coding sequence ATGAACCAGCTTGAGGCAACTACTGGGGCAAGTATTATGGGAATAGGAACGGCATGGCCTACCCACCGTATTGAGCAAAAGGATGTGTCTGCCCGTCTCGCGCAAGCGCTGGAACATGAGCCGGATGCGAGAAGGTGGGCCAAACGAATCTTTAATCAGTGCGGTGTGGAGACTCGGTACACGTGTGAACCGAATCTGCTTGAGCCTGTTGATTCTTGCCGATATTTACCCTTTACCAATGCGGAGGAGGTTCCGACTACATCCGAGCGTATGGGCAAATACAAAGCTGCTGCTGTTCCACTTGGTCTCGAGGCGGCCGGACAGGCCATTCAGGATGCAGACGTAATCTCCTCGGAAATTACACATCTCATTACGGTGAGTTGCACGGGGCAATTCCTGCCCGGACTTGATGTTCGGCTGATCCAGCAGCTTGAACTGTCACCGCAGATCAACCGGATTCCACTGGTGTTTCAAGGATGTGCAGCCGGTCTGAAGGCGATCCAACTGGCGAATTCAATCGTAACGACAGATCAGAAAGCTACGGTTCTCATCGTGTGTGTGGAACTATGCACACTTCACTTTCAGCCATCTGCCAAACGGGACGACCTGTATGCCGCATCGTTTTTCGGAGACGGAGCCTCTGCCTGTGTTATTGGTGCATCCGGAACAGACCGCCATGAATGTTTTCGACTAGGTCGTGGGCACTCAACGCTGCTCCCGGATTGTGCAGAAGAAATGATCTGGGAAGTGGGCAATACAGGCTTTGATCTCTACCTGTCACCACAGATTCCGAAGCTGCTTGGTTTGCATCTCGGTCCAGAGGTAGAGCGGTTGCTGGAGGGGAGCGGTTTACCGGACATATGGGCAATCCATCCGGGAGGCAGAGGTATCGTGGATGCCGTTCAGAAGTTGTATCAGTTGACAGATGAGCAGGTCTCCTACAGCCGAAACATCCTGCGGGATTATGGGAACCTGTCGTCCGTGACGATTCTTTTTGTTCTTCAAGCCATCCGCGAGGATTACAGACAGAAGGAAGGGCATTCCAGTGGGATAGCGCTGGCCTTTGGCCCGGGATTAACAGCAGAGTTACTTCCTTTTACATACATCCCTGCCCCCATAGCGAACAGAACACCTGTGAATCATGGCATCCAATAG
- a CDS encoding MMPL family transporter → MGYRRLAAFISRYPRFIILCWVCIIGMSAVWAWKLPDIVQDHGLKRVHGDAQAVELLLEDEFSSPADPVILLFEKKENTSPLQFRQWIKDRLTQVQVLPAVTSIKSPLDASERVTLQDQRAYALVKMDVPAHQMGPPLEQLRAVLATDGPGTVQLTGKAVVQQDVNHLSFRDLERAEMVGLPIALIVLCFAFRGLYAALIAVMMGISAVITAMGVTSLLGYNLELSNFIINVIPMVGMALSIDFALIILSRYREELQRAYEDKGKANVTGSSLDMQSEVLRSEILQRTLRTAGRAVLFSAACVLLGLLGLLWIRLPMFLSVSLGAIIVLLLSLLLNVTLLPALLSLSADRVFRRKSVHSLPRGSVWHRWSAMVMKRPVSMAIGGTVVLLLCVYPVTRLELSVPDASSLPERMESRQAAEQLQHDFGQKNTSAIEIVIGGQQEMLTASHWQLAHNKARQLLQDSDILSIVSPWGLLQPNQNDSQSLFQVPTSALTPSIEGKESTRTAWLRSTVSDHSIRLIANVYGEPGSEQVADWLERMRNSDHALGSNNVKLRYGGEAAKQYEIMQEVTSQLPKVLVFVVVTNYLVLLAAFRSMLIPIKAIVMNLLSLAASFGILVWVFNQGHLGMEPSAIAIMIPVFIAGLVFGISMDYGVFMLSRIQEVYRRTGDSDVAVQQGLASTGRLVTSAAAILLAVTVPFAFAEVAGVRQLGIGITAAVLIDVTLIRLILVPALMKLMGRWNWWLPGQTK, encoded by the coding sequence ATGGGTTATCGCAGACTTGCTGCCTTCATCAGCCGATATCCGCGGTTCATTATTCTCTGCTGGGTATGTATCATCGGGATGTCAGCGGTCTGGGCATGGAAGTTACCTGACATTGTTCAAGATCACGGATTAAAGCGGGTTCACGGGGATGCGCAAGCGGTTGAACTTCTACTGGAGGACGAATTCAGTTCTCCTGCTGATCCGGTTATTCTGTTGTTTGAGAAAAAGGAAAATACCTCGCCGTTACAGTTCCGACAGTGGATCAAGGATCGTTTGACACAGGTTCAAGTGCTGCCTGCGGTAACTTCTATCAAGTCCCCTCTGGATGCTAGCGAAAGGGTGACGCTGCAAGACCAAAGGGCATATGCCCTTGTGAAAATGGATGTGCCCGCGCATCAGATGGGTCCCCCACTGGAGCAGTTGCGCGCCGTGCTTGCAACAGACGGTCCAGGTACGGTGCAATTGACGGGAAAGGCAGTCGTCCAGCAGGATGTCAATCATCTGAGCTTTCGTGATCTGGAACGGGCAGAGATGGTGGGCCTACCGATTGCCCTGATCGTTTTGTGTTTTGCATTCAGGGGGCTATATGCTGCGTTGATTGCTGTCATGATGGGGATCAGTGCTGTGATTACCGCGATGGGAGTCACGTCACTCCTTGGTTACAATCTGGAATTGTCCAACTTTATCATTAATGTGATTCCAATGGTGGGCATGGCACTAAGTATAGACTTTGCCCTGATCATCCTGAGCAGGTACAGGGAAGAACTTCAGCGGGCCTATGAAGATAAAGGCAAAGCTAACGTTACGGGCAGCAGCCTGGATATGCAGAGCGAGGTTTTGCGGAGCGAGATTCTTCAGCGAACATTACGTACAGCAGGCAGAGCAGTGTTGTTCTCGGCAGCTTGCGTGCTCCTTGGACTGCTGGGTCTGCTCTGGATTAGACTGCCGATGTTTCTGAGTGTCTCTTTGGGAGCCATTATTGTTCTGCTCTTATCGCTACTGTTAAATGTTACGCTGCTGCCAGCTCTGCTGTCACTGTCTGCGGATCGGGTCTTCAGGCGAAAGTCAGTTCATTCGTTACCTAGAGGTTCAGTCTGGCATCGATGGTCAGCAATGGTCATGAAACGACCCGTCAGTATGGCCATTGGAGGTACGGTTGTGCTGCTCCTGTGTGTTTATCCAGTGACCCGGCTGGAACTGTCCGTCCCGGATGCCTCTTCACTGCCAGAGAGAATGGAGTCCCGCCAGGCAGCAGAGCAGTTGCAACATGATTTTGGGCAAAAGAATACCTCCGCCATCGAGATCGTGATTGGCGGACAGCAGGAAATGTTGACTGCCTCTCACTGGCAGTTGGCCCACAACAAAGCCCGTCAACTACTGCAGGACTCAGACATATTGAGCATTGTTTCACCATGGGGCCTATTACAGCCGAATCAAAATGACTCGCAGAGCCTTTTTCAAGTTCCAACGTCGGCGCTCACTCCTTCCATAGAAGGCAAGGAGTCAACAAGGACGGCATGGCTGCGTTCAACGGTCTCTGACCATTCCATACGATTGATAGCCAACGTGTACGGGGAACCCGGGTCGGAGCAGGTCGCAGACTGGCTGGAACGAATGAGGAATAGCGATCATGCACTAGGTTCCAATAACGTAAAACTACGTTATGGGGGGGAAGCTGCCAAGCAGTATGAAATAATGCAGGAAGTCACAAGTCAACTGCCCAAAGTGCTGGTATTTGTAGTGGTCACCAATTATCTTGTGTTACTGGCGGCATTCCGATCGATGCTTATTCCAATTAAGGCAATTGTGATGAATCTGCTCAGCTTAGCCGCTTCATTTGGCATATTGGTATGGGTGTTCAATCAAGGACATCTGGGTATGGAGCCGTCAGCCATTGCCATTATGATTCCTGTATTCATTGCAGGATTGGTGTTTGGCATATCCATGGATTATGGTGTGTTTATGCTGAGCCGTATTCAGGAAGTGTATAGACGAACCGGAGACAGTGATGTGGCTGTCCAACAGGGATTGGCTTCCACAGGCCGTCTGGTTACCTCCGCAGCGGCAATTCTGCTTGCGGTGACCGTGCCGTTTGCTTTTGCCGAAGTTGCAGGTGTGAGGCAGTTAGGGATCGGAATCACGGCAGCGGTGTTGATTGATGTTACATTAATCCGTCTAATATTGGTACCTGCATTGATGAAATTAATGGGCAGGTGGAACTGGTGGCTGCCAGGTCAGACGAAATGA
- a CDS encoding flavin reductase family protein yields MYTLDPREITGRDNYKLMSGSVVPRPIAFVTTLSDENGVINAAPFSFFNVVSSDPPLLSISIARKDGIMKDTARNVLAHQELVVHICDEAIITEVNETAAILEPHESELERTKLTTVPSTKVAVPGIQEALIRMECELYQHIPITNDEGKPVSDLLLVRIVQYHFSEQVYNPDKGYILMDHLKPVSRLAGNDYAKLGERFTVIRPE; encoded by the coding sequence ATGTATACATTGGATCCACGTGAAATAACGGGAAGAGATAACTATAAACTGATGAGTGGTTCGGTGGTACCACGTCCAATTGCTTTTGTGACGACACTTTCAGATGAGAATGGTGTAATTAATGCGGCGCCGTTTAGTTTCTTTAATGTGGTTAGTTCGGACCCGCCGCTGTTATCCATATCCATTGCACGTAAAGACGGTATCATGAAAGATACTGCACGTAATGTGCTTGCTCATCAAGAACTGGTTGTGCATATCTGTGATGAAGCAATCATAACAGAAGTGAATGAGACAGCAGCCATACTGGAACCCCACGAAAGTGAGCTTGAGCGGACAAAACTTACTACAGTGCCGAGTACCAAGGTTGCTGTGCCAGGAATTCAGGAAGCACTCATTCGGATGGAGTGTGAACTGTATCAACACATTCCCATCACGAATGATGAGGGCAAACCGGTGAGTGACCTGCTGCTGGTACGCATTGTACAGTATCATTTCAGCGAACAAGTCTACAATCCGGACAAGGGCTATATCCTGATGGATCATTTGAAACCAGTCAGCCGACTGGCGGGTAATGATTATGCCAAGCTTGGAGAGAGATTCACGGTGATTCGACCTGAATAG
- a CDS encoding alpha/beta fold hydrolase — protein MTYSSDTLRVKAYLYLPQGCSLPDITTYETSHPGSISSAFPDFASIHKPLHLHLQPLASHYPAATMHDTDNIPEQWPVLIYCRGGLGSYGGVNTVWLEQFVHKGYIVFAPSYRGNEGGEGRDEYGGRDAEDVHAAYRLMQRLPFVDPTRISLMGFSRGAINAVHTATTYNEGPDKVHKLVLWSGVADVERTYHERTDLRRTLKRVLGGSPRAVPEAYLARSPLSKANKLSCPVLIMHGTSDTQVNYSHGTRMYHWLKRRGADVTFHAYGGQDHHFHEKIHQSAVNNMFDWLAAP, from the coding sequence GTGACGTATTCATCCGATACACTTCGAGTTAAAGCTTATTTATACCTGCCACAAGGTTGTTCATTACCTGATATCACAACATATGAAACTTCTCATCCAGGCTCTATCTCCTCTGCCTTTCCAGACTTCGCTTCCATACATAAGCCTCTACATCTTCATCTGCAACCACTCGCCAGCCATTACCCTGCTGCAACAATGCATGATACGGATAACATACCGGAACAGTGGCCTGTACTGATCTATTGTCGCGGCGGACTTGGCAGCTATGGCGGGGTAAATACTGTTTGGCTTGAGCAATTTGTACATAAAGGTTATATCGTGTTCGCCCCATCCTATCGTGGCAACGAAGGCGGTGAGGGGCGTGACGAGTATGGCGGAAGAGATGCCGAAGATGTGCATGCCGCTTATCGGTTAATGCAACGATTACCTTTTGTCGACCCAACTCGGATATCGTTAATGGGGTTCTCCCGTGGAGCCATTAATGCTGTACATACCGCAACTACCTATAATGAGGGACCGGACAAAGTACATAAATTAGTTCTTTGGAGCGGTGTCGCCGATGTGGAACGCACGTACCATGAGCGAACCGACCTGAGACGTACATTGAAACGGGTGCTGGGTGGCTCACCACGCGCAGTTCCGGAAGCTTACCTCGCCCGTTCTCCCTTGTCAAAAGCGAACAAATTATCTTGTCCCGTGCTAATCATGCATGGTACATCAGATACACAGGTGAATTATAGTCACGGAACCCGAATGTATCACTGGCTTAAGCGCCGAGGTGCGGATGTCACATTTCACGCCTACGGCGGGCAGGATCATCATTTTCACGAGAAGATACATCAGTCAGCGGTTAACAATATGTTTGATTGGCTCGCTGCACCTTAA
- a CDS encoding LysR family transcriptional regulator, with the protein MNLHGLRLFHAIVRYGGVTRAAEELNISQPAVSSQVKKFERELGIQLFVSEGRRLVLTDAGIQLTGYAERLFMLEQDVENFVQDFREGKKGLIRLTATYLPSNFLLPGWIARFKQMHEDVEIVVSTTNTRMAFDQLLRYEAEIAVYGGSGITHAGVQWDELFDDEMWFVVHPDHPYAGKEIELHEMVAEPFIMREEGSATRERLVSLCTTNNLAAPRIALQFNGLNETISAVKAGYGANFISSLVVNEDVQQGRLARVFVRGVQLRNTVAVCTRAGEVLSPAAQHLVKLIRQEAALMK; encoded by the coding sequence ATGAATCTACATGGATTACGATTATTTCATGCCATCGTGAGATATGGCGGGGTCACTCGTGCCGCAGAGGAACTAAATATTAGTCAACCTGCGGTATCTTCTCAGGTGAAGAAGTTTGAACGTGAATTAGGAATCCAGCTTTTTGTTTCGGAGGGAAGAAGACTGGTGCTTACGGATGCGGGGATACAGTTAACAGGTTATGCGGAACGTCTGTTCATGCTGGAGCAGGATGTCGAGAATTTTGTGCAGGATTTTCGGGAGGGCAAGAAAGGGTTGATCCGTCTTACGGCAACCTACTTGCCTTCGAATTTTCTGCTGCCTGGCTGGATTGCGCGGTTCAAGCAAATGCATGAGGATGTGGAGATTGTTGTGAGCACAACCAACACCCGGATGGCTTTTGACCAATTACTTCGTTATGAGGCAGAGATTGCTGTGTATGGTGGAAGTGGTATTACACATGCAGGTGTCCAATGGGATGAATTGTTTGACGATGAGATGTGGTTTGTTGTGCACCCTGACCATCCGTATGCGGGAAAAGAAATCGAGTTGCATGAGATGGTGGCAGAACCGTTCATCATGCGCGAAGAAGGCAGTGCCACGCGTGAGCGACTCGTTTCCCTTTGCACAACAAATAACCTTGCCGCTCCCCGCATTGCACTTCAGTTCAACGGGCTGAACGAAACGATCAGTGCGGTGAAGGCAGGTTATGGGGCCAACTTTATATCTTCTTTGGTTGTGAACGAAGATGTGCAGCAAGGCAGGCTGGCACGTGTGTTTGTTCGAGGTGTACAGCTGAGAAATACGGTTGCCGTATGTACACGAGCCGGGGAGGTATTATCACCTGCTGCACAGCATCTGGTCAAGCTTATCCGCCAAGAAGCTGCTTTGATGAAATAA
- a CDS encoding ABC transporter substrate-binding protein yields MFKRNKKMIMLLITVMVMSIWLAACGTKTAENGAAGENNTTTETETQTESATERTLTDAMGHEVTIPANPERIIASYLEDHLVTLGVKPAAQWAINNGSGLQDYLQTDLNGVPGIASDLPFEAMASFSPDLIIMGSESTVEGEKYEQYNKIAPTYVLGDEVNKDSRQALLKIGELLNKSDVAQKALDDYDAKAKEIKEKVTAVTGGTKSAAALWLFNNKFYVVSNNVSSGEVMYNELGLAEPNVVKEASAKATGNWSEISLEKIAEMDTDYLFLVNSDKGAGSEALKDAVWQSIPAVKTGNVFEFTRSSSWLYSGVQANLQIMEDIQNSIVK; encoded by the coding sequence GTGTTTAAGAGAAATAAAAAGATGATCATGCTTCTGATTACGGTGATGGTTATGTCCATCTGGTTGGCCGCGTGTGGTACAAAAACGGCAGAGAATGGAGCAGCAGGAGAGAACAATACAACAACGGAGACAGAGACACAAACAGAATCCGCTACAGAGCGCACATTAACAGATGCAATGGGACACGAGGTTACCATCCCGGCTAATCCGGAGCGCATCATCGCCTCTTATCTGGAAGACCATCTTGTTACACTCGGTGTTAAGCCAGCAGCACAATGGGCCATCAACAACGGCAGTGGTTTGCAGGATTATCTGCAAACCGATCTGAATGGCGTACCTGGTATTGCAAGTGATCTACCTTTTGAAGCCATGGCCAGTTTCTCACCAGACCTGATTATTATGGGTTCTGAAAGTACAGTTGAAGGGGAGAAATACGAACAGTACAACAAAATTGCCCCTACTTATGTACTCGGAGATGAGGTCAACAAGGACTCGCGTCAGGCTCTGCTCAAGATCGGCGAGCTTCTGAACAAATCGGATGTAGCGCAGAAGGCGCTTGACGATTATGATGCCAAGGCAAAGGAAATCAAAGAAAAGGTAACTGCTGTTACTGGAGGAACAAAGTCGGCCGCAGCGTTGTGGTTGTTCAATAACAAGTTTTATGTTGTAAGCAACAATGTTTCCAGTGGTGAAGTGATGTACAACGAACTTGGACTTGCAGAGCCTAATGTTGTGAAGGAAGCATCTGCGAAGGCAACGGGTAACTGGTCTGAGATTTCATTGGAGAAGATCGCGGAAATGGACACAGACTATCTATTCCTGGTGAACAGTGACAAGGGGGCAGGCTCAGAAGCGCTGAAAGATGCCGTATGGCAGAGCATTCCTGCTGTAAAGACAGGTAATGTCTTTGAATTCACCCGGTCCAGCAGCTGGTTGTACAGCGGAGTTCAAGCGAACCTTCAAATTATGGAAGACATTCAGAACAGCATTGTTAAATAA
- a CDS encoding multidrug effflux MFS transporter, which translates to MKSTTASLNTNSTSRVRMALILGTLSAFGPLSLDMYLPALPTLADEFGSSTSYAQLSLTACMIGLAVGQLLAGPLSDVRGRRTPLIAGLVLYTIASILCLVSPTMGSFVVLRFIQGVAGAAGIVISRAIVRDVYSGPELTRFFSLLMLINGVAPIAAPIIGGQLLTYTSWRGVFILLSLIGILTLLAVIFGLGETLPSNRRSSGGLKQTLITFRQIAGDRQFMGYALTQGFVAAGMFAYISGSPFVLQKIYGVSPQMFSVCFAINGLGIILASQIAGRLAGKVSETRLLIAGLLTAALGGTSLLIAILAGGNLISVLIPLFLVVSSVGLVNTASFALAMANQEKSAGSASALIGVMTFLFGGIVAPLVGLGGEGTAVPMGIVIACADLGALVIYFLMVSRGRKRQNDQVLS; encoded by the coding sequence ATGAAAAGTACAACAGCTTCATTAAACACGAATTCCACATCTCGTGTACGGATGGCTTTAATTCTGGGGACACTGTCGGCCTTTGGGCCGTTGTCCCTGGATATGTATTTACCCGCATTGCCCACGCTGGCTGATGAGTTTGGTTCATCTACTTCGTATGCTCAACTCAGCCTGACGGCGTGTATGATTGGACTTGCGGTTGGACAGTTGCTTGCCGGACCTCTAAGTGATGTACGTGGTCGGCGAACACCGCTCATTGCAGGGCTTGTGCTCTATACGATCGCCTCCATACTTTGCCTGGTTAGCCCGACGATGGGCTCTTTTGTTGTGCTGCGGTTCATTCAAGGTGTAGCTGGAGCGGCAGGGATTGTCATCTCGCGCGCAATCGTCAGAGACGTATATTCGGGCCCGGAACTGACACGGTTCTTCTCTCTGTTAATGCTGATTAACGGCGTAGCCCCGATTGCTGCACCAATCATTGGTGGACAATTGTTGACGTATACGTCGTGGCGCGGCGTATTTATTTTGCTTAGCCTCATCGGTATACTGACGTTGTTGGCTGTCATTTTCGGTCTTGGAGAGACATTGCCTTCCAACCGCAGATCAAGCGGGGGATTGAAACAGACATTAATTACGTTTCGCCAAATCGCAGGGGATCGTCAGTTTATGGGTTATGCGTTAACCCAGGGTTTCGTGGCAGCAGGCATGTTTGCCTACATATCAGGTTCACCGTTTGTGCTTCAGAAGATATACGGGGTATCGCCGCAAATGTTCAGTGTTTGCTTCGCCATAAACGGACTGGGTATTATTCTGGCCAGTCAGATTGCCGGCAGACTTGCAGGAAAGGTATCAGAGACTCGCCTGTTAATCGCGGGGCTGCTAACCGCGGCGCTCGGAGGAACTTCACTGCTCATCGCCATTCTGGCTGGAGGTAATCTAATCTCTGTACTGATTCCGCTATTTTTGGTGGTATCCAGTGTTGGGTTAGTCAATACTGCGTCCTTCGCCTTGGCGATGGCCAATCAGGAGAAGTCGGCAGGCAGTGCGTCTGCGCTTATTGGTGTGATGACGTTCCTGTTCGGAGGTATTGTCGCTCCCCTTGTAGGTCTCGGGGGAGAAGGCACAGCTGTGCCAATGGGAATCGTTATTGCTTGTGCTGATCTCGGTGCCTTGGTTATTTACTTCCTAATGGTCAGTAGAGGCAGGAAGCGCCAGAACGATCAAGTGTTGAGTTAA
- a CDS encoding YoaK family protein, with protein MNQSTLQKYAMLLLCMSAGMGDLIGYLGLGHVLTANMTGNIVLLGIAIARAQEFVVLRSLLALIGFIAGNAIAAHMVGPVQTKNGWSSKVTAVFTVESILLLLFAIAMISPFSEQLSYLLIVILAVAMGMQTTAARRIGIAGISTTVLTNNLAAVVEDTVNILKKLRHANIRSLTKALPTDSYLRAGAVVIYLIGVIAAALLFHRVPMIAVWIPVLIIGGVTLYARLHAWGTSQQSES; from the coding sequence ATGAATCAAAGCACCCTCCAAAAATACGCCATGTTACTTCTCTGCATGTCTGCCGGAATGGGGGACCTGATCGGATATCTGGGACTGGGGCATGTGCTCACAGCCAATATGACGGGAAATATTGTACTGCTCGGTATTGCCATTGCCCGTGCTCAGGAATTTGTCGTGCTGCGGTCATTGCTTGCTCTCATCGGTTTTATTGCCGGCAATGCCATTGCAGCACATATGGTGGGACCTGTGCAGACCAAAAATGGCTGGTCTTCTAAGGTCACAGCTGTATTTACTGTTGAAAGCATATTGCTGCTGCTGTTCGCGATCGCCATGATTAGTCCATTTTCAGAACAACTGTCCTATCTGTTAATTGTCATCCTAGCCGTTGCAATGGGGATGCAAACAACTGCGGCACGCCGCATTGGCATTGCTGGCATCTCAACAACCGTGCTCACCAATAATTTGGCCGCTGTGGTTGAGGATACCGTGAACATCCTCAAAAAGCTGCGACATGCCAATATCCGATCGTTAACCAAAGCCTTGCCCACAGATTCCTACCTTCGTGCAGGTGCTGTTGTCATCTATTTGATCGGCGTCATTGCAGCCGCATTGTTATTCCACCGTGTGCCCATGATTGCAGTCTGGATTCCTGTCCTGATCATTGGCGGCGTAACCCTATACGCCCGATTACATGCATGGGGAACTTCACAACAAAGCGAAAGTTAA
- a CDS encoding GTP pyrophosphokinase family protein, which yields MNAPHPIDQFKKFKYEITRFMMIYKFALDQMETKIEVLKEEFQSLHDYSPIEHTKSRLKSPESIMNKMFRKNHELTFESIKQNIKDIAGVRITCSFISDIYRIKDMLCNQSDLRVLEVKDYIENPKPNGYQSLHLLVEVPVYMSNGEERACVEIQIRTIAMDFWASLEHKIFYKYNKDVPEHLTRELKSAADSANALDQQMERLHREIQEIKDADNERDEEELRRIIINNQQFTLPSNLLKLLGSGE from the coding sequence ATGAACGCTCCACATCCAATTGATCAATTCAAGAAATTCAAATATGAAATTACCAGATTTATGATGATCTATAAATTTGCTCTGGATCAAATGGAGACCAAGATTGAAGTCCTGAAGGAAGAATTCCAGTCTTTGCATGATTACAGTCCAATTGAGCATACAAAGTCCAGACTGAAATCACCTGAGAGCATTATGAACAAGATGTTCCGTAAAAATCATGAGTTAACGTTTGAGAGCATCAAGCAAAATATCAAGGATATCGCCGGGGTACGGATTACATGTTCCTTTATCTCGGATATCTATCGCATTAAGGATATGCTGTGCAACCAGAGTGATCTGCGTGTACTGGAGGTCAAAGACTACATCGAGAATCCAAAGCCAAACGGTTACCAAAGCCTTCACCTTCTGGTGGAAGTGCCTGTGTACATGTCCAATGGTGAGGAACGAGCATGTGTGGAGATCCAGATCCGTACAATCGCGATGGATTTCTGGGCGAGTCTGGAACATAAGATTTTTTATAAATACAATAAGGATGTTCCCGAGCATTTGACCAGAGAGTTAAAGAGTGCGGCAGATTCGGCAAATGCGCTGGATCAACAGATGGAGCGACTTCACCGGGAAATTCAGGAGATCAAGGACGCCGATAACGAGCGGGATGAAGAAGAATTACGCCGTATTATTATTAACAATCAACAGTTCACACTGCCGTCCAACCTGCTCAAGCTGCTGGGTAGCGGGGAGTAG